A window from Chitinophaga filiformis encodes these proteins:
- a CDS encoding FecR family protein codes for MSYTFDHIETLIARSLEGNLTPAEQEELQSWLEEDDANRRYYGELQKTWELTGTADADITPDIEMNWASFNRKLQADVQPTGVVRSFRWFAFRAAAAVLLLGGAATTWYMLNAPKDITVQTAANETNIIALPDGTRAFINKNSSLRYASNFKDGERAIHLEGEAFFDVVKDEAHPFVVYTSNTRTQVLGTTFDVKAYAVQPVEVFVLTGKVAVSGQEKQSKEVVLTEGRKVTFGKDQELAEDAISNHDFIAWKDNIMVFNDEPIRNVIRKVEALYGVKIVAEESVAEYSIKTRITPDQPLEQVLDVIAASATANWEKEGNVYKLNRK; via the coding sequence ATGTCATACACCTTTGACCACATAGAAACGTTGATTGCGCGCTCGCTGGAAGGCAATCTTACCCCAGCAGAGCAGGAAGAGCTGCAAAGCTGGCTGGAGGAAGATGACGCAAACCGCCGGTATTACGGAGAACTGCAAAAGACCTGGGAGCTGACCGGTACTGCCGACGCAGACATAACACCAGATATCGAAATGAACTGGGCCAGCTTTAACAGAAAGCTACAGGCAGACGTTCAGCCTACCGGTGTTGTACGCAGTTTCCGCTGGTTTGCATTCCGTGCTGCAGCCGCTGTACTCTTACTGGGAGGTGCAGCTACCACCTGGTACATGCTGAACGCCCCTAAAGATATTACCGTACAAACAGCAGCCAACGAGACCAATATCATCGCACTGCCCGACGGCACCAGGGCATTCATTAACAAGAATAGCAGCCTGCGTTACGCCAGCAACTTTAAAGATGGCGAAAGGGCCATCCACCTGGAAGGGGAAGCATTTTTTGATGTAGTGAAAGATGAAGCCCATCCCTTTGTTGTCTATACCTCCAACACAAGAACACAGGTATTGGGTACTACCTTCGATGTAAAAGCTTATGCTGTACAGCCGGTGGAAGTATTCGTACTGACCGGGAAAGTAGCTGTATCAGGACAGGAAAAGCAATCAAAAGAAGTAGTATTGACAGAAGGCAGGAAAGTTACATTTGGAAAAGATCAGGAGTTGGCGGAAGATGCTATTTCCAACCACGATTTCATTGCCTGGAAGGATAATATCATGGTCTTTAACGACGAACCTATCCGTAACGTGATCAGGAAAGTAGAAGCGTTATATGGAGTAAAGATCGTAGCAGAAGAAAGTGTGGCTGAGTATAGCATTAAAACAAGGATAACCCCGGATCAGCCGCTGGAACAGGTATTGGATGTGATTGCGGCAAGTGCTACCGCCAATTGGGAAAAAGAAGGGAATGTATATAAGCTGAACAGGAAATAA
- a CDS encoding RNA polymerase sigma factor gives MQASYIAAFSGTASSFVSRNKDKTYFCTMPENAQLQKLLQENEEAFMETLFRTYFSFVCKTIYRIVQDNATAEDLAQDVFIKIWNRRSELQQVYFKAYLHRAGINMALDYIDKNKRRGVHMPIEDYMEPVQAAPQGGSLQQTTRHIQQAIDKLPEKCREIFILSRYEELSYKEIASTLNISVKTVENQMITALKKLRVSLQDYLHVIVLFLAGAAIYPLLLQF, from the coding sequence ATGCAGGCTAGCTACATAGCAGCATTTTCAGGTACTGCCAGCAGTTTTGTGAGCAGGAATAAGGACAAAACCTATTTTTGTACTATGCCGGAAAATGCACAACTACAAAAACTTTTACAGGAAAATGAAGAGGCCTTCATGGAAACACTCTTCAGGACCTATTTTTCCTTTGTCTGTAAGACAATTTACCGCATTGTTCAGGACAATGCCACCGCTGAAGATCTTGCACAGGATGTGTTTATAAAGATCTGGAACCGCCGCTCCGAGCTTCAGCAGGTTTATTTTAAGGCTTATTTGCATAGAGCAGGTATTAATATGGCACTGGATTATATTGATAAAAACAAACGCAGAGGGGTTCATATGCCTATAGAGGATTATATGGAACCTGTTCAGGCAGCCCCACAAGGAGGCAGCCTGCAGCAAACCACCCGGCATATTCAGCAGGCTATTGACAAACTCCCTGAGAAATGTCGGGAAATATTCATACTCAGCCGTTATGAAGAGCTCTCCTACAAGGAAATTGCGAGCACACTCAATATATCAGTTAAAACAGTGGAAAACCAGATGATCACCGCCCTGAAAAAGCTCAGGGTGTCACTGCAGGACTACCTGCATGTGATCGTACTATTTCTGGCAGGCGCCGCTATTTATCCTTTACTTTTACAATTTTAA
- a CDS encoding head GIN domain-containing protein: protein MKKVNNRKRVLYNRWKTIGWELLLLVIFNIMLASCDKERLSGSGYVISETRQTGVFTDVDVDGPMHVHLGQGAPAPVQITAEDNLMRVIDTYVSGTTLHVRIKRGVSLHNTRDIDIYLKSATYNSVFFTGSGSVESLDTIRTDRFEYRLDGSGNARLPIVTDRLETEINGSGSIQLNGSAHTFNSNIDGSGDLRGMDFYCEDADISVKGSGGHTLNVSHSLDVSIRGSGEVRYRGTAVVRTDISGSGKVIKL from the coding sequence ATGAAAAAGGTCAATAATAGAAAACGTGTCCTCTATAACAGATGGAAAACAATCGGGTGGGAATTGCTGTTACTGGTAATTTTTAATATCATGCTGGCATCCTGCGATAAAGAGCGCTTGTCCGGCTCCGGTTATGTGATCAGTGAAACCCGGCAAACAGGTGTGTTCACCGATGTAGATGTTGATGGTCCCATGCACGTGCATCTCGGGCAGGGAGCCCCTGCACCGGTGCAGATCACCGCTGAAGACAACCTGATGCGCGTTATCGATACCTATGTTAGTGGTACTACCCTGCATGTGCGCATCAAACGTGGCGTCAGCTTACATAACACCAGGGATATTGATATTTATCTTAAATCGGCCACCTACAATTCCGTATTTTTCACCGGCTCGGGCAGTGTAGAAAGCCTGGATACCATCAGAACAGACAGATTTGAATACAGGTTGGATGGTAGTGGTAATGCCCGGCTCCCCATCGTGACAGACAGGCTGGAGACAGAGATCAACGGAAGCGGCAGTATCCAGCTTAATGGCAGCGCCCATACTTTCAACAGCAATATTGACGGCAGCGGGGACCTCCGGGGAATGGATTTTTATTGTGAGGATGCCGATATATCTGTCAAGGGTTCCGGTGGACATACACTAAACGTATCCCACTCGCTCGATGTTAGTATACGCGGCAGCGGAGAGGTGAGATACAGGGGCACAGCAGTAGTCAGGACAGACATTTCCGGATCAGGAAAAGTAATTAAATTATAA
- a CDS encoding carboxypeptidase-like regulatory domain-containing protein produces the protein MRSVKVSIFALVAAAIAVLAFRNTDGGTISGKVTPLDGASMVWAISGADSLKADIADGTFSLQGAAVGTYTVVIGAKQPFKNVTISDVKVDEGKVTDLGEIKLEQ, from the coding sequence ATGAGATCAGTCAAAGTGAGCATATTCGCTCTTGTAGCCGCAGCTATAGCAGTACTCGCCTTCCGTAATACGGACGGGGGGACTATATCCGGCAAGGTAACGCCCCTGGATGGGGCCAGCATGGTCTGGGCCATCTCAGGTGCAGATTCGTTGAAAGCGGACATAGCTGACGGAACGTTCAGCCTGCAGGGCGCAGCGGTCGGCACATATACAGTGGTCATTGGTGCGAAACAACCTTTTAAGAATGTGACCATCTCTGATGTAAAAGTGGATGAGGGAAAAGTGACCGACCTGGGCGAGATTAAATTAGAACAATAA
- a CDS encoding Bax inhibitor-1/YccA family protein — protein MALFQSNNPVFNEKVLQKAGSSHAEGTMTIKGTINKMAFLLVLVLAAAVYAWGAPARQQDIMPFLWGGALGGFVLAIIITFKKEWAQYLAPAYALAEGLFLGVISVLYSNLYEGIVLQAVGITFATFLAMLILYRARIIRATEKFKAIVFTATAGIALFYLLAFVLSFFNIHIPFLHEGSTIGIIFSLVVVTVAALNLIIDFDLVETGAAQGAPKYFEWYASFGILVTLIWLYLEILRLLSKLNKR, from the coding sequence ATGGCATTATTTCAATCCAATAACCCTGTATTTAATGAAAAAGTACTTCAGAAAGCGGGATCCTCCCACGCTGAAGGCACAATGACCATCAAAGGGACAATCAACAAAATGGCCTTCCTGTTAGTACTGGTGCTGGCAGCAGCAGTATACGCATGGGGTGCTCCTGCAAGACAACAAGATATTATGCCATTCCTGTGGGGCGGTGCGCTAGGCGGCTTTGTACTAGCCATCATCATCACCTTTAAGAAGGAATGGGCACAGTACCTGGCGCCAGCCTATGCACTGGCAGAAGGTTTATTCCTGGGTGTTATCTCTGTTTTATATAGCAATTTATACGAAGGTATTGTACTGCAGGCTGTGGGTATCACCTTTGCCACTTTCCTGGCCATGCTTATACTGTACAGAGCCCGCATCATTCGTGCTACAGAGAAATTCAAAGCAATCGTCTTTACCGCTACTGCCGGTATTGCATTGTTCTACCTGCTGGCATTTGTGCTGAGCTTCTTCAATATCCATATACCTTTCCTGCATGAGGGAAGCACTATCGGTATCATATTCTCCCTGGTGGTAGTTACTGTGGCTGCATTGAACCTCATCATCGATTTTGATCTTGTTGAGACTGGTGCTGCACAAGGTGCTCCCAAGTACTTCGAATGGTATGCATCTTTCGGTATACTGGTAACCTTGATCTGGTTGTACCTTGAGATACTCCGTCTCTTATCCAAACTCAACAAAAGATAA
- a CDS encoding 2-oxoacid:acceptor oxidoreductase subunit alpha: protein MSNISVQQIDDVVIKFAGDSGDGMQLTGTQFSNNTALVGNDLSTFPDFPAEIRAPQGTLPGVSGFQLHFSSNRIFTPGDACDVLVAMNAAALKANLKSLKKGGIIIANTDGFDAKNLRLANYPDGVNPLEDGSLQPYQLHTMDVTKMTREALKDVNLGMKEKDRAKNMFVLGFLYWLYDRNLESTENFLNEKFGKKQDILDSNLKALHAGYNFADTVEAFSTRFHVEKARMEPGTYRSITGNTALAYGLIAASQKANLPIFLGTYPITPASDILHELSRYKNFGIRTFQAEDEIAGITSAIGASYGGHMGVTTTSGPGMALKGEAMGLAVMLEIPLLIINIQRGGPSTGLPTKTEQSDLLQAYYGRNGECPMPIVSASTPSDCFNAVFEAFRISVAHMTPVIFLSDGYIANGAEPWRFPQSKDLPAIPVKFKKGLEEGEEQFLPYHRDENLVRPWAVPGTPGLEHRIGGLEKQNITGNVSYDPENHQLMVRIRQEKVDKIADHIPPQQIELGPEKGKVLVLGWGSTYGAIKSAVLELLAEGHAVAHAHIRYLRPFPKNLAEILHSYDKVLIPEINNGQLIKIIREQFLIDAVGYNKIMGVPITKGELVTKIREML from the coding sequence ATGTCAAATATTTCGGTTCAACAGATAGACGATGTAGTGATAAAATTTGCCGGCGACAGTGGAGACGGGATGCAGCTTACCGGTACCCAGTTTTCCAATAATACTGCGTTGGTTGGCAATGACTTGAGCACATTCCCGGACTTCCCGGCAGAAATACGCGCCCCGCAGGGAACACTGCCGGGTGTGAGCGGCTTCCAGCTGCACTTTTCCTCCAACCGTATATTCACTCCCGGCGATGCCTGTGATGTACTGGTTGCTATGAACGCAGCGGCGCTGAAGGCTAACCTGAAAAGCCTCAAAAAAGGCGGCATCATCATCGCCAATACCGATGGCTTCGATGCAAAGAACCTGCGTCTGGCCAATTATCCTGATGGGGTAAACCCGCTGGAAGATGGTTCCCTGCAGCCCTATCAGCTACATACCATGGACGTCACCAAGATGACACGTGAGGCGCTGAAGGACGTGAACCTGGGTATGAAGGAGAAAGACCGTGCAAAGAACATGTTCGTACTGGGCTTCCTTTATTGGTTGTATGACCGTAACCTGGAAAGCACAGAAAACTTCCTGAACGAGAAATTTGGCAAGAAACAAGACATTCTCGACAGTAACCTGAAGGCATTACATGCCGGATATAACTTCGCAGACACCGTAGAAGCTTTCAGCACCCGTTTTCATGTGGAAAAGGCGCGTATGGAGCCTGGCACCTATCGTAGCATTACTGGTAATACTGCCCTGGCTTATGGCCTCATTGCCGCCAGTCAGAAGGCCAATCTGCCTATTTTCCTGGGTACTTACCCCATTACACCGGCCTCCGATATCCTGCATGAATTGAGCCGTTATAAGAATTTTGGCATCCGCACTTTCCAGGCAGAAGATGAGATAGCTGGTATTACCTCAGCTATCGGGGCTTCTTATGGTGGGCACATGGGGGTTACAACTACCTCCGGTCCCGGTATGGCCCTGAAAGGAGAAGCTATGGGACTGGCAGTAATGCTGGAAATTCCATTGCTGATCATCAATATTCAGCGTGGCGGACCATCTACAGGTCTGCCTACCAAAACGGAGCAATCTGACCTTCTGCAGGCTTATTATGGCCGTAACGGCGAATGTCCGATGCCGATCGTATCTGCATCAACTCCATCAGATTGTTTCAATGCCGTATTTGAAGCTTTCCGTATTTCGGTGGCACATATGACGCCGGTGATCTTCCTGAGCGATGGCTACATTGCAAATGGTGCAGAACCATGGCGTTTCCCACAGAGCAAAGACCTGCCTGCCATCCCGGTAAAGTTCAAAAAAGGACTGGAAGAAGGAGAGGAACAGTTCCTGCCTTATCACCGCGATGAGAACCTGGTACGTCCATGGGCAGTGCCTGGCACACCGGGCCTGGAACATCGTATCGGTGGTCTGGAAAAACAGAACATCACCGGTAACGTAAGTTATGACCCTGAAAACCACCAGTTAATGGTGCGTATTCGCCAGGAGAAGGTGGATAAGATAGCGGATCATATTCCGCCTCAGCAGATAGAACTGGGACCTGAAAAGGGTAAAGTACTGGTGCTGGGCTGGGGCTCCACCTATGGGGCCATCAAGAGCGCCGTTCTGGAACTGCTGGCAGAAGGTCATGCTGTAGCGCATGCGCACATCAGGTACCTGCGTCCCTTCCCTAAAAACCTGGCAGAAATACTGCATAGCTATGATAAAGTGCTGATCCCTGAAATAAACAATGGTCAGCTCATCAAAATCATCCGTGAGCAGTTCCTGATTGATGCGGTAGGTTATAACAAGATAATGGGTGTACCTATCACTAAAGGAGAACTGGTGACCAAGATCAGGGAAATGCTGTAA
- a CDS encoding DUF6134 family protein codes for MKGAIWSTLFICLFTLNSALLHAQTHNYEIRFSNHVIGNVTAHCKVNGASRNISIQSKVDMKLLAKFNLDISCDFDNDILVRSKVIKSSGKDADNKTIITQREAKNYSVIQNGEKSVLNTTEIVHSVGEMYFTEPRQITKIFSETLGIFLTLNSLGNGLYELLLPEGKKNVYKYEKGTLVQVEVSQALGKAYIIRV; via the coding sequence ATGAAAGGCGCCATCTGGTCTACACTGTTTATTTGCCTGTTTACATTGAACAGTGCATTGTTACACGCCCAAACGCATAATTACGAAATACGTTTCAGTAACCACGTTATCGGCAACGTTACAGCCCATTGCAAGGTGAACGGGGCTTCCCGTAATATCTCTATCCAAAGTAAAGTGGACATGAAACTGCTGGCGAAATTCAACCTGGACATATCCTGCGATTTTGATAACGATATCCTGGTCAGATCAAAGGTGATAAAAAGTTCGGGTAAAGATGCTGACAATAAGACCATTATCACACAGCGGGAGGCAAAGAATTACTCTGTTATACAGAATGGCGAAAAGTCGGTGCTGAACACTACAGAGATCGTGCACTCTGTAGGGGAGATGTATTTTACTGAGCCGAGACAGATCACAAAGATCTTCTCTGAGACATTAGGCATCTTCCTGACGCTGAATTCCCTTGGAAATGGATTGTATGAGCTGTTACTCCCCGAAGGCAAAAAGAACGTCTATAAATACGAAAAAGGGACATTGGTACAGGTGGAGGTATCCCAGGCATTGGGAAAGGCTTATATTATCAGAGTGTAA
- a CDS encoding Gfo/Idh/MocA family protein produces MQRISMLGSGFIGRFYADSLQGQRSRDKIVSIYSRREESAKKFAEDYKVDHWTTDMEASIAHPDVNVVCISLPNNLHEAAVALCCKHKKGVICTKPLGRNAEEAKRMLEMVEAAGIFNGYLEDLVYTPKFLKALDSVKSGALGRILWAKSRETHPGPHSEWFWDKEQAGGGCILDLGCHCVEIARSFIGKDIRPVEVMCWADTQVKPIDAEDHAIGLVKYENGAIGQFEVSWTFRGGLDLRDEVMGTEGTIWLNSFLRTGFDMFTTGKGADYVAEKAESNSGWLFPVGDELNELGYNHMFADMFNAIENNKPARETFYDGYVVNAVLDAAYRSASSKQWEPVKLDIWRGQTGLSKPQTLVDYDADHYLVKEEMTHFGAKKLILKEKKSGQIIERVL; encoded by the coding sequence ATGCAACGTATTTCCATGTTAGGCTCCGGCTTCATCGGCCGTTTCTACGCAGACTCACTGCAGGGCCAGAGAAGCCGGGATAAGATTGTCAGCATTTATTCCCGCAGGGAGGAAAGCGCGAAAAAATTTGCAGAAGACTATAAGGTAGACCACTGGACCACCGATATGGAAGCTTCCATCGCACATCCGGATGTGAATGTGGTTTGTATCTCTCTGCCCAACAACCTGCATGAAGCAGCAGTAGCGCTTTGCTGCAAACACAAGAAAGGTGTCATCTGTACCAAACCCCTGGGCCGCAATGCAGAAGAAGCAAAACGGATGCTGGAAATGGTGGAGGCTGCCGGTATCTTCAACGGCTACCTGGAAGACCTGGTATATACGCCTAAATTCCTCAAAGCGCTGGATAGCGTAAAGAGTGGCGCCCTGGGACGGATACTCTGGGCAAAATCAAGGGAAACGCACCCCGGCCCACACAGCGAATGGTTCTGGGACAAAGAACAGGCCGGCGGAGGTTGTATCCTCGATCTGGGCTGCCATTGCGTAGAAATTGCACGCAGCTTCATCGGTAAGGATATCAGGCCCGTAGAGGTAATGTGCTGGGCCGATACACAGGTTAAGCCTATTGATGCTGAAGACCATGCCATTGGCCTGGTAAAATATGAGAATGGCGCCATCGGTCAGTTTGAAGTCAGCTGGACATTCCGCGGCGGACTTGACCTGAGGGACGAAGTGATGGGTACTGAAGGTACTATCTGGCTGAACAGCTTCCTGCGTACCGGCTTTGATATGTTCACCACCGGCAAGGGCGCTGATTACGTGGCGGAAAAAGCAGAAAGCAACAGCGGATGGCTGTTCCCTGTGGGCGATGAGTTGAATGAACTGGGCTACAATCACATGTTTGCCGACATGTTCAATGCCATTGAAAATAACAAACCTGCAAGAGAAACCTTCTACGACGGTTATGTAGTGAATGCAGTACTGGATGCGGCTTACCGTAGCGCCTCCAGCAAACAGTGGGAACCTGTGAAACTGGACATCTGGCGTGGACAGACAGGGTTAAGCAAACCTCAGACACTGGTGGATTATGATGCAGATCATTATCTGGTGAAAGAAGAAATGACGCATTTTGGCGCCAAGAAGCTGATCCTGAAAGAAAAGAAGAGCGGTCAGATCATTGAGCGTGTACTGTAA
- a CDS encoding nucleoside permease, with the protein MKSGTRLQLSVMMFLEFFIWGSWFVTLGTFLAKNLQASGLETASVFSTQSYGAIIAPFIVGMIADKYFNAEKILGILHLVGAALMFQMYRAESVSVFYPYVFAYMVLYMPTLALVNSVSFRQMNNPEKEFSTIRVWGTIGWIVAGLTISYAFHWDSPAGTEAGQLKNTFAMGAAASLLLGLFSFTLPKTPPVKDKAQKDSIAEILGLDAIKLLSNRNFLVFFISSILICIPLAFYYQNAHHFLEQTGLENPTGKMAIGQVSEALFILLIPVFFSRFGFKKTIMIGMIAWAVRYLLFAYGNAGPLAFMLITGIALHGICYDFFFVSGQIYTDQQAGEKYKSAAQGLVTLATYGVGMLIGFWVAGIISDYYTTHATDNFWQKVWMIPSIIAAVVWLLFMATFRDSKKEVVA; encoded by the coding sequence ATGAAATCAGGTACTCGCTTACAGTTGTCCGTCATGATGTTCCTTGAATTCTTTATTTGGGGATCGTGGTTCGTTACATTGGGAACATTCCTTGCCAAAAACCTTCAGGCATCCGGTCTGGAGACTGCCAGTGTGTTCTCTACCCAGTCATATGGTGCTATCATCGCTCCCTTCATCGTAGGGATGATCGCAGATAAATATTTCAATGCTGAAAAGATCCTGGGTATTCTGCACCTGGTTGGCGCAGCACTCATGTTTCAGATGTATCGTGCTGAAAGCGTGAGCGTATTTTATCCTTATGTGTTTGCCTATATGGTACTCTACATGCCAACACTCGCCCTCGTGAACTCTGTATCGTTCCGCCAGATGAACAATCCTGAAAAGGAATTCTCCACCATTCGTGTATGGGGCACCATTGGCTGGATCGTAGCGGGGCTCACCATCAGCTATGCTTTCCACTGGGATTCACCAGCCGGAACTGAAGCCGGTCAGTTAAAAAACACTTTTGCTATGGGCGCGGCAGCATCCCTGCTACTCGGCCTGTTCAGCTTCACGCTGCCTAAAACGCCTCCTGTAAAAGACAAGGCGCAGAAAGACAGCATAGCAGAGATATTAGGTCTTGACGCTATTAAACTGCTCAGCAACAGAAACTTCCTTGTATTCTTTATATCCTCCATCCTGATCTGTATTCCACTGGCATTCTATTACCAGAATGCACACCACTTCCTGGAACAGACCGGCCTGGAAAATCCTACCGGTAAAATGGCGATCGGCCAGGTATCGGAAGCACTCTTCATCCTGCTGATCCCTGTGTTCTTCAGCCGCTTCGGATTCAAAAAGACCATCATGATCGGTATGATCGCCTGGGCTGTACGTTACCTGCTCTTCGCTTACGGCAATGCGGGACCGCTGGCATTCATGCTTATTACCGGTATAGCATTGCATGGTATCTGTTATGACTTCTTCTTTGTTTCCGGACAGATATATACTGATCAGCAGGCGGGAGAAAAATATAAGAGCGCCGCTCAGGGCCTCGTAACACTGGCTACCTATGGTGTCGGAATGCTGATAGGATTCTGGGTAGCGGGTATTATCTCTGACTATTACACTACACATGCTACCGATAACTTCTGGCAGAAAGTATGGATGATCCCTTCCATTATTGCCGCCGTAGTCTGGTTGTTGTTCATGGCAACATTCCGTGACAGCAAAAAAGAAGTGGTAGCATAA
- a CDS encoding YqjF family protein, whose protein sequence is MAKPFLTAAWRNLLMFNFEADPAVLRSLVPYNTELDTWNNTHYVSLVGFMFQNTRVKGISLPFHRHFEEVNLRFYVRYKDAGIWKRGVVFVKEIVPKRMITFVANTVYKEKYATHPMRHQWLHTPDNMLQVSYEWKVGQQWNFLKATAEKTPFAIAAGSEAEFITDHYWGYTHMAATRTGEYQVTHPQWRTHRVVEYSYHCDTSVLYGPAFLPMLQQLPVSALLAEGSDISVMPKKLL, encoded by the coding sequence ATGGCAAAACCTTTTTTAACTGCCGCCTGGCGCAATCTCCTCATGTTCAACTTCGAGGCCGATCCTGCAGTATTGCGGTCCCTGGTGCCCTACAATACAGAACTGGATACCTGGAATAACACCCACTATGTCAGCCTGGTAGGTTTTATGTTTCAGAACACCCGTGTAAAAGGTATTTCCCTTCCTTTTCATCGCCACTTTGAGGAAGTGAACCTTCGTTTCTATGTACGCTATAAAGACGCAGGTATATGGAAAAGAGGCGTCGTATTTGTGAAAGAGATCGTCCCTAAAAGAATGATCACCTTCGTAGCCAACACCGTTTACAAAGAGAAATATGCCACACATCCTATGCGACATCAGTGGCTGCACACACCCGACAATATGCTCCAGGTCAGCTATGAATGGAAAGTTGGTCAGCAATGGAACTTTCTGAAAGCTACAGCAGAGAAAACGCCATTTGCTATCGCCGCCGGCAGTGAGGCTGAGTTTATCACAGATCATTATTGGGGATACACACATATGGCGGCTACGCGCACAGGCGAATACCAGGTAACACATCCACAGTGGAGAACACACCGTGTTGTTGAATACAGTTACCATTGCGATACATCGGTACTCTATGGCCCTGCCTTCCTGCCGATGTTACAGCAGTTGCCAGTCTCCGCCTTACTGGCGGAAGGTTCCGATATCAGTGTCATGCCCAAAAAATTGCTGTAA
- the nth gene encoding endonuclease III, with translation MTKKERFAFVLSYFEEHAPNAETELIYDNPYQLLVAVILSAQCTDKRVNMTTPAIFRQYPDVEALSHATFDELFPLIRSISYPNNKTKHLIGMAQMVMEDFNGEIPSTVEELVKLPGVGRKTANVITSVVHQQPNMAVDTHVFRVSARLGLTTNATTPLQTEKQLLKYIPTEKVHIAHHWLILHGRYICVARTPKCEQCGLRPVCKYYQSLIRGNNWQPN, from the coding sequence ATGACAAAGAAAGAACGCTTTGCCTTTGTTCTCAGCTATTTCGAGGAACATGCTCCCAATGCAGAGACTGAACTGATTTATGACAATCCTTATCAATTACTGGTAGCGGTCATCCTGTCTGCCCAATGCACAGACAAACGCGTTAACATGACCACGCCTGCCATCTTCCGGCAATATCCGGATGTGGAGGCCCTGAGTCACGCTACGTTCGACGAACTATTCCCCCTGATACGCAGCATCAGCTATCCGAACAATAAGACCAAACATCTCATTGGTATGGCGCAGATGGTGATGGAGGATTTCAACGGAGAGATCCCGTCCACCGTAGAAGAGCTGGTCAAGCTGCCCGGTGTGGGCCGTAAAACAGCCAACGTTATCACCTCCGTTGTTCACCAGCAACCCAATATGGCCGTGGATACACATGTTTTCCGCGTTTCCGCCCGGCTGGGGCTTACCACAAATGCGACCACTCCCCTTCAGACAGAAAAACAGTTATTGAAATATATCCCCACGGAGAAGGTGCATATCGCCCATCACTGGCTAATATTACATGGCCGGTATATTTGTGTGGCCCGGACACCCAAATGTGAGCAATGTGGATTAAGACCTGTATGCAAATACTACCAGAGCCTGATCCGGGGTAATAACTGGCAGCCCAATTAA
- a CDS encoding FtsB family cell division protein encodes MPGLKSIRVPAYMRNKYFVSAAAFLVWLAFIDSKNFISQYELQSEVNKLEAQKTFFQDEISKTRKEQQELLSSPEKLEKFAREKYLMKKDDEDLFIITEKE; translated from the coding sequence ATGCCAGGTTTAAAATCCATCAGAGTGCCAGCTTATATGCGAAATAAATATTTCGTATCCGCCGCCGCATTCCTCGTATGGCTGGCGTTTATTGACAGTAAGAATTTCATTTCCCAGTACGAATTACAATCAGAGGTTAACAAACTGGAAGCACAAAAGACTTTCTTCCAGGATGAGATCAGTAAAACCAGGAAAGAACAACAGGAATTGTTGTCTAGCCCGGAAAAGCTGGAAAAGTTCGCCCGTGAAAAGTACCTGATGAAAAAAGATGATGAGGACCTCTTCATTATCACTGAGAAAGAATAA